The uncultured Desulfobulbus sp. genome window below encodes:
- a CDS encoding glycoside hydrolase family 3 N-terminal domain-containing protein: MRLVQAIAQLFLVGFRGISLISDNWLTSALRENPPGGVLLFDRNVDRSVQNIESPSQLVALTSELQRQSITPLFIAIDQEGGMVSRLKERDGFQASLSATDLSGLGIEATKIAALNCAAQLSAMGVNLNFAPVVDLDLNPDNPIISRYKRSYGKDATQVVAHARAVIDGHHHHGVHCCLKHFPGHGSAGADSHLGFVDVSSCWHESELAPYRRLIDEGYADGIMTAHLVNESLDPSRLPATLSQPILEGMLRQKLGFQGVVFSDDLQMRAITQGWGLEEAVQLSFLAGVDMLVIGNNLSPEEDALARGIQAIGRLLESGRIDYSRIEASLARITTMKSIWMSNENGI, translated from the coding sequence ATGCGGTTGGTCCAAGCTATAGCCCAGCTTTTTCTAGTGGGTTTTCGAGGTATCTCCCTGATCAGTGACAATTGGCTGACAAGCGCACTCCGGGAAAATCCCCCCGGTGGAGTCCTCCTTTTTGATCGCAACGTGGACAGGAGTGTACAAAATATTGAATCTCCTTCTCAGCTCGTTGCCTTAACTTCGGAGCTGCAACGGCAAAGTATCACCCCACTCTTTATTGCCATCGATCAGGAAGGGGGGATGGTGAGTCGACTGAAAGAGCGTGATGGATTTCAGGCCTCTCTCTCTGCAACTGATCTCTCCGGCCTGGGGATTGAAGCAACCAAAATCGCGGCGCTCAACTGTGCAGCCCAACTTTCTGCCATGGGAGTAAATCTGAATTTTGCACCTGTAGTTGACCTTGATCTCAACCCGGATAACCCTATCATTAGTCGCTATAAGCGAAGTTACGGGAAAGATGCCACTCAGGTTGTTGCCCATGCACGTGCAGTTATTGATGGTCACCATCATCATGGCGTGCATTGCTGTTTGAAACACTTTCCAGGGCATGGCTCAGCTGGCGCGGATTCGCATCTGGGGTTTGTTGATGTCTCCTCATGTTGGCACGAATCAGAGTTAGCTCCTTACCGTCGACTTATCGACGAAGGTTATGCTGACGGAATTATGACAGCTCACTTGGTCAATGAGTCACTTGATCCTTCACGTTTACCGGCTACGCTCTCTCAACCGATTCTTGAAGGAATGCTTCGTCAAAAACTTGGCTTTCAGGGGGTTGTATTCAGTGATGACCTGCAGATGCGCGCCATAACGCAGGGATGGGGATTGGAGGAGGCGGTGCAGTTGTCTTTTTTGGCCGGGGTGGATATGTTGGTCATTGGCAATAATCTTAGCCCAGAGGAGGACGCTCTTGCCCGGGGAATTCAGGCTATTGGGAGATTGCTTGAAAGCGGCCGGATTGATTATAGCCGTATAGAAGCATCACTTGCGCGTATAACAACGATGAAATCAATCTGGATGAGTAACGAAAATGGAATATGA
- a CDS encoding GGDEF domain-containing protein: MLSAKLDGNKRDINSGTSVMRKNALNQNALPEQKNSQIPDNLENLLTELSHYRHQSEKLRKINTLYKRMAGILDLPSMIEAYSIWLMEFIDHELIGYNNPCKERMHMFCSYHGPQRRQAIQLAQELLDTYPVTGKCPEKIDGFHIHRWIIDSSDCCGTLVVLRKGKPLNCDDLDFIEESLLILADPLKRALEYEEIFAQARKDMLTGLPNRYVFEERIGSIIEQAKRHGHPLTLAALDLDHFKAVNDTMGHLVGDQVLKKVAEVLKNQIRLTDLLVRMGGDEFFLVLPDTSLQDARYLAERLCQAVEELNIETSAGKLAVSIGLSEWVSKMDLNAWLERADDILYQAKANGRAQVAVN, translated from the coding sequence ATGCTTTCAGCCAAATTGGACGGCAATAAACGAGACATCAACTCCGGGACTTCTGTGATGCGTAAAAATGCCCTGAATCAGAATGCTCTACCAGAGCAGAAAAATAGCCAAATTCCAGATAATCTGGAAAACCTGCTCACCGAACTGAGCCATTATCGGCATCAATCAGAAAAGCTTCGAAAAATAAATACACTATACAAGCGAATGGCAGGTATTCTTGACCTGCCTTCCATGATCGAGGCCTATTCTATCTGGTTAATGGAATTCATTGACCACGAACTGATCGGTTACAATAACCCCTGCAAAGAACGGATGCACATGTTCTGTTCGTATCATGGCCCCCAAAGACGTCAAGCTATACAATTGGCCCAGGAACTCCTTGATACCTACCCTGTTACAGGGAAATGTCCTGAGAAGATTGATGGCTTCCATATCCACCGCTGGATAATTGACTCTTCAGATTGCTGTGGCACTTTGGTTGTGCTCCGCAAAGGGAAACCATTAAACTGTGATGATCTCGATTTCATTGAGGAGTCACTGTTAATTCTCGCTGACCCTCTGAAGCGGGCTCTTGAATATGAAGAGATCTTTGCCCAAGCACGTAAAGATATGCTCACTGGATTGCCTAATCGCTATGTCTTTGAAGAACGTATAGGTTCTATTATCGAGCAGGCCAAACGCCATGGACATCCGCTTACCCTGGCTGCTTTGGACCTTGATCACTTTAAGGCAGTCAATGACACCATGGGACACCTTGTTGGTGACCAGGTACTAAAGAAGGTTGCTGAAGTACTAAAAAATCAAATTCGCCTGACCGATCTTTTGGTTCGCATGGGTGGAGACGAGTTTTTTTTGGTTCTCCCCGATACATCCCTGCAGGATGCACGTTACCTAGCTGAACGCCTCTGCCAGGCAGTTGAAGAGTTGAACATTGAAACAAGTGCCGGAAAACTGGCAGTGAGCATCGGTCTTTCAGAGTGGGTCAGTAAGATGGATCTTAATGCTTGGCTTGAACGTGCCGATGATATTTTGTACCAGGCAAAGGCCAATGGCCGAGCACAGGTAGCTGTCAATTAA
- a CDS encoding pancreas/duodenum homeobox protein 1: MEPTEIYTPEVLASLFPAERTNEFFDALFGDADEGAYDITLSYEGFDASSKTLGFFINLHERPGRCLACNLTHGLPEVFKRHPIINVKGLCDEAVKLLGENAACADWQLGRTLQKEKSMHCIPLQIQVVGI, encoded by the coding sequence ATGGAACCAACAGAGATTTATACCCCGGAAGTTCTTGCCAGCCTTTTTCCTGCTGAACGAACCAATGAGTTTTTTGATGCCCTTTTCGGTGATGCCGATGAGGGGGCCTATGACATAACGCTGAGCTACGAAGGTTTTGACGCATCGAGCAAGACTCTGGGATTCTTTATCAATCTGCATGAACGCCCGGGACGTTGCCTCGCCTGCAACCTCACCCACGGGTTGCCTGAGGTTTTTAAACGACACCCCATTATCAATGTTAAAGGGTTGTGTGACGAAGCTGTGAAGTTGTTAGGTGAGAACGCTGCTTGTGCTGACTGGCAGCTTGGTCGAACCCTTCAGAAAGAAAAATCCATGCACTGCATTCCCTTGCAGATTCAAGTGGTAGGCATTTGA
- a CDS encoding ATP-dependent helicase translates to MQRHLFNDIESVPPLESDTAETAVTPEVLNPAQYTAATHGEGPILVIAGAGSGKTRTLVYRMAYLIEQGVTPESILLLTFTRRAAQEMLHRAGELTAGSCRRVMGGTFHATANILLRRFGHHIDIGSNFTIIDRGDAEGIINLLKSSLGMAGAGKRFPSKRVVMNLISGAINKANSIENLVYQEQIHLTEFINDFYTIAQHYRQFKLDHGLMDYDDLLVFLKKLLVESEEARTQLSNRFRYILVDEYQDTNQLQADIVRLLAHTHNNVMVVGDDAQSIYSFRGADFYNIMRFPEQFPGAKVVKLEENYRSTEPILQLTNAVIASAEQKFTKTLFTRITGGVRPQLIVATNESAEARFITSEIKKLQESGTDLSEIAVLFRSGFHSYKLEIELSGHSFDFDKRGGLKLTESAHIKDLLAFFRIVINPWDNLSWNRILLQLEKVGPKTANKILDSIREVDDPVMALANYRPAAAWKAQFARLNDMLARLIQPGQSPSDQFDLAMGYYEPIFEKIYYDDYPKRRRDLDQFKVLMSGYGDLQSFVDDTALDPPDVSNTAEQVEDTSQKLILSTIHSAKGLEWDTVFVIGLAEGRFPHQNAVPGEQYEEERRLLYVACTRARKQLYLTYPREMTTPDRKTIRANLSPFLREVNAGLYNTLEPGRSTPGPIPPRPGRDEGLGGPKSGLKKSARVAYKEGMQVNHAFFGCGRITSIPGPRRVEVHFDRHGPKILHLDYAKLEVLSE, encoded by the coding sequence ATGCAACGCCATCTATTTAACGACATTGAATCTGTCCCTCCCCTCGAGTCCGATACAGCGGAGACTGCCGTCACGCCAGAGGTTCTCAATCCCGCGCAATATACTGCAGCCACCCATGGCGAAGGCCCTATCCTGGTCATTGCCGGCGCAGGCTCAGGAAAGACTCGTACCCTGGTCTACCGTATGGCCTACCTCATCGAACAGGGGGTCACGCCGGAATCTATCCTTCTCTTGACCTTCACCCGACGGGCTGCCCAGGAGATGCTCCACCGTGCCGGAGAATTGACAGCCGGCTCCTGTCGCAGGGTCATGGGCGGAACCTTCCACGCCACAGCTAATATTTTACTGCGGCGCTTTGGCCACCACATTGATATTGGTTCCAACTTTACCATTATTGATCGCGGAGATGCCGAGGGAATTATCAATCTGCTCAAATCTTCACTGGGCATGGCCGGAGCCGGAAAACGGTTTCCATCCAAGCGCGTGGTGATGAACCTGATCAGCGGTGCAATCAACAAGGCCAACAGTATAGAAAACCTGGTGTATCAGGAACAGATTCACCTCACAGAATTCATCAATGATTTTTACACAATAGCTCAACACTACCGCCAGTTTAAACTCGATCACGGCCTGATGGATTACGATGATCTGCTGGTTTTCCTCAAAAAGCTGCTGGTTGAATCAGAAGAGGCCCGCACCCAACTCTCAAACAGGTTTCGTTATATACTGGTCGATGAGTACCAGGACACCAATCAGCTCCAGGCCGACATCGTCCGTCTGCTTGCCCATACCCACAACAACGTCATGGTGGTTGGTGATGATGCCCAGTCTATCTACAGCTTTCGTGGAGCTGATTTTTACAATATCATGCGCTTTCCTGAGCAGTTCCCGGGCGCAAAAGTGGTCAAACTTGAAGAAAACTATCGTTCCACGGAACCCATCCTGCAGCTGACCAATGCGGTGATAGCCAGCGCCGAACAAAAATTCACCAAGACCCTGTTTACCAGAATCACAGGGGGCGTGCGTCCACAGCTCATCGTTGCCACCAACGAATCAGCTGAAGCCCGCTTTATTACCAGTGAGATAAAAAAGCTTCAGGAATCGGGTACCGATCTAAGTGAGATAGCGGTACTCTTTCGCTCGGGATTTCATTCCTACAAACTGGAAATCGAGCTTTCTGGCCACAGTTTTGACTTCGACAAACGCGGGGGCTTGAAACTCACCGAATCAGCGCATATTAAAGACCTGCTTGCCTTTTTTCGCATTGTTATTAACCCCTGGGATAATCTGAGCTGGAACCGAATCTTACTCCAGCTGGAAAAGGTGGGCCCCAAAACTGCCAATAAAATTCTCGACTCCATCCGTGAAGTAGATGATCCGGTCATGGCCCTTGCCAACTATCGTCCCGCTGCAGCCTGGAAGGCACAGTTTGCTCGCTTAAACGATATGCTGGCCAGACTCATTCAGCCTGGTCAGTCTCCCTCGGACCAGTTTGACCTCGCCATGGGGTATTACGAACCCATTTTTGAAAAAATTTATTATGACGACTACCCCAAACGCCGTCGGGACCTGGATCAGTTCAAGGTTTTGATGTCTGGCTACGGTGATCTTCAATCATTTGTTGATGATACCGCCCTTGATCCGCCAGATGTCAGCAACACCGCTGAACAGGTGGAGGATACCTCACAAAAACTTATCCTCTCCACCATTCATTCGGCTAAAGGGCTGGAGTGGGACACGGTCTTTGTTATTGGTTTGGCTGAGGGACGCTTTCCCCATCAGAACGCTGTTCCCGGAGAGCAGTACGAAGAAGAGCGGCGTCTGCTCTATGTGGCCTGCACTCGAGCAAGGAAACAGCTCTATCTGACCTACCCGCGTGAGATGACCACTCCGGATCGCAAAACCATACGCGCCAACCTCTCCCCCTTTCTCAGGGAAGTAAACGCGGGATTGTATAATACCCTTGAGCCCGGTCGCTCCACACCGGGACCGATTCCGCCTCGACCAGGACGAGATGAAGGACTGGGGGGCCCAAAATCAGGTCTCAAAAAGTCTGCCCGAGTGGCCTATAAAGAAGGCATGCAAGTCAACCACGCATTTTTTGGTTGTGGCCGTATCACCTCCATTCCAGGACCACGGCGTGTTGAGGTTCATTTTGATCGGCATGGACCTAAAATTTTGCATCTGGATTACGCAAAACTTGAAGTGCTCTCCGAGTAA
- a CDS encoding folylpolyglutamate synthase/dihydrofolate synthase family protein, producing the protein MNYQQACDWLNEHQFFAIKLGLETTSKILAELGNPQDTFPIVHLAGTNGKGSVGATLLSSLSQGGYRVGFYSSPHLVSVRERFRLGDELISQEEFTEIITALDLFLKDRPHPTYFELTTIIGLLWFAQKKADLVILETGMGGRLDATNVVTPVISIITDISIDHEQYLGETIEKIAYEKAGIIKQGIPVIFSGRDSAALPVITRQSEQMGSSLCLLGQDFTGRATNEGIEYCSLSGQAQRYSLALSGAHQVINTSLALAGLDLLNERFPLSLEQRSQGLACVQWPGRMELVPTTFKDKKVQVLFDGAHNEAGVQQLADSLAQGYPRRRLILIWGNMADKMMAPAFKRMLALADQVIVTRAESERSASPQSLFVSLAPEAQAKTRCLEPAADALEQAMEAAGGEDLICVAGSLYLVGILRHILLHGERNNG; encoded by the coding sequence ATGAATTATCAACAGGCTTGTGACTGGCTCAATGAGCATCAGTTTTTTGCAATCAAACTGGGGCTTGAGACCACAAGCAAAATATTGGCTGAACTGGGAAATCCCCAAGATACATTCCCCATTGTTCATCTGGCAGGGACCAATGGCAAAGGTTCGGTCGGGGCAACACTTCTTTCTTCTCTCTCTCAGGGCGGCTACCGGGTAGGGTTCTACTCCTCTCCACATCTGGTTTCAGTGCGGGAACGATTCCGCCTGGGAGATGAGCTCATCTCGCAGGAGGAGTTCACCGAGATCATCACCGCGCTGGACCTTTTTCTCAAAGATCGGCCCCACCCCACCTATTTTGAGCTGACCACCATTATCGGACTGCTCTGGTTTGCTCAAAAAAAGGCTGATCTCGTTATTCTCGAAACCGGCATGGGGGGGCGGCTCGACGCCACCAATGTGGTGACACCGGTAATCTCCATTATCACCGACATCAGCATCGACCACGAGCAGTACCTGGGTGAAACCATAGAAAAAATCGCCTATGAAAAGGCTGGAATTATCAAACAAGGAATACCGGTCATCTTTTCAGGGCGGGATAGCGCGGCCTTGCCAGTAATCACCAGGCAAAGTGAACAGATGGGCAGCAGCTTATGTCTTTTAGGACAGGATTTCACAGGTCGAGCAACCAATGAAGGAATTGAGTACTGCTCCCTCAGCGGTCAAGCCCAGAGGTATTCACTGGCTCTTTCCGGTGCCCATCAGGTCATCAATACCAGCCTTGCTCTGGCAGGTTTGGATCTGCTGAACGAACGTTTCCCACTTAGCCTAGAGCAACGCAGCCAGGGGCTTGCCTGCGTGCAATGGCCTGGACGCATGGAACTTGTCCCCACAACATTCAAAGATAAAAAAGTACAGGTGCTTTTTGACGGTGCCCATAATGAGGCCGGAGTACAGCAACTTGCTGACTCCCTTGCCCAAGGCTATCCGCGCAGACGCCTGATCCTCATTTGGGGAAATATGGCCGACAAGATGATGGCACCTGCCTTTAAACGAATGTTAGCCTTAGCAGATCAGGTCATTGTAACTCGTGCTGAAAGTGAGCGTTCAGCTTCACCGCAATCGCTCTTTGTCAGCTTAGCTCCCGAGGCGCAGGCGAAGACCCGTTGTCTCGAGCCAGCAGCCGATGCCCTGGAGCAGGCCATGGAAGCGGCCGGAGGAGAGGATCTCATCTGTGTTGCCGGCTCGCTCTACCTGGTTGGAATTCTTCGTCATATTCTTCTACATGGAGAGAGGAACAATGGATAA
- a CDS encoding HNH endonuclease signature motif containing protein, which produces MDNFFGLDPLDEGILKRERKKARELRKSRWWQQKTSSGTCWYCGEKVGFHNLTMDHVIPLGRGGRSTKDNLVPCCKECNTKKKNALPIEWDEYMDELKKRKE; this is translated from the coding sequence ATGGATAATTTTTTTGGACTCGATCCACTGGATGAAGGTATCCTCAAAAGGGAACGAAAAAAAGCCCGCGAGCTTCGTAAAAGTCGATGGTGGCAGCAGAAGACTTCAAGCGGAACCTGCTGGTACTGCGGAGAAAAAGTTGGATTTCACAACCTGACCATGGACCATGTTATCCCGCTTGGCCGGGGAGGACGTTCCACCAAAGATAACCTTGTTCCCTGTTGTAAAGAATGCAATACCAAGAAAAAAAATGCCCTGCCTATTGAATGGGACGAATACATGGACGAGTTGAAAAAGAGAAAGGAATAA
- the uraA gene encoding uracil permease, whose product MQRRTIQVEEKVPFLSGIPLSIQHLFAMFGASVLVPTLFKIDPAIVLLMNGIGTLIYLVLCKGKAPAFLGSSFAFLSPVFVVLGQNQALWHDKYSLALGGFIASGLVFSTVALIIWRFGSAWINTVLPPATMGPIVALIGLELAGVATKMAGLTADASGGYDLKVVCVSITTLLVVTFGSVLFRGFMAIIPVLTGIFAGYILAILLDMVDFTGMANASLLALPTVYTPRFDWSSILIILPASLVVISEHIGHLVVTGNIVERDLTRDPGLHRSLLGDGLSTMLSGFCGSVPTTTYGENIGVMAITRVYSVWVIGGAAVFSIILAFFGKLSAFIQSIPTPVMGGVCMLLFGVIAASGIRMLVEAKVDYSKPANLCLTAIVFIVGISGVSLKLGEVELKGMALATVVGMMLSLIFHLFARFSLLSPESIEK is encoded by the coding sequence ATGCAGCGCAGGACCATTCAGGTCGAAGAAAAAGTCCCCTTCCTCAGCGGTATCCCGCTCAGCATTCAACATCTCTTTGCCATGTTTGGGGCATCGGTGCTTGTGCCGACCCTCTTTAAGATTGACCCCGCCATTGTTCTCTTGATGAACGGTATTGGCACATTGATATACCTGGTGCTCTGTAAGGGGAAAGCGCCTGCTTTTCTAGGATCAAGTTTCGCTTTTCTCTCCCCGGTTTTTGTGGTCCTCGGCCAAAATCAAGCACTGTGGCATGATAAATATTCACTGGCTCTTGGTGGTTTTATCGCTTCCGGGCTTGTTTTCAGCACTGTGGCACTCATCATCTGGCGATTTGGCTCTGCCTGGATCAACACCGTGTTGCCTCCGGCAACCATGGGGCCAATTGTCGCCCTGATCGGTCTTGAACTCGCCGGAGTCGCTACCAAAATGGCAGGACTGACAGCAGATGCATCAGGTGGTTATGACTTGAAAGTTGTCTGCGTCTCCATCACCACCCTTCTGGTGGTGACCTTCGGTTCCGTTCTTTTTCGTGGGTTCATGGCCATTATTCCTGTACTGACAGGCATCTTTGCCGGGTATATACTGGCCATTCTCTTGGATATGGTCGACTTTACCGGAATGGCCAACGCTTCACTTTTGGCCCTCCCGACTGTTTACACGCCCAGGTTTGACTGGAGCTCGATTCTCATTATTCTGCCTGCTTCCCTCGTGGTCATCTCTGAACACATCGGTCACCTGGTTGTCACAGGAAATATCGTTGAGCGAGATCTTACCCGGGATCCCGGTCTGCATCGATCCCTGCTTGGCGATGGCCTTTCAACCATGCTTTCTGGATTTTGCGGGTCGGTTCCCACCACCACCTACGGTGAAAACATCGGCGTCATGGCCATCACCCGTGTGTACTCTGTCTGGGTCATTGGTGGTGCAGCGGTGTTCTCGATCATTCTTGCCTTTTTCGGCAAGCTCTCTGCCTTTATTCAATCTATCCCCACCCCAGTGATGGGCGGAGTCTGCATGCTTCTTTTCGGTGTAATCGCAGCCTCTGGTATTCGCATGCTGGTTGAAGCCAAGGTTGATTATTCTAAACCTGCCAACCTCTGCCTGACCGCCATCGTCTTTATAGTCGGTATCAGTGGTGTCTCCCTGAAACTTGGTGAAGTGGAACTCAAGGGGATGGCACTGGCTACCGTGGTTGGTATGATGCTCTCTCTCATCTTTCATCTCTTTGCTCGTTTTTCTCTTCTCTCCCCTGAAAGCATCGAAAAATAA
- a CDS encoding protoheme IX farnesyltransferase produces the protein MKKRAEKIRAFVQVSKAVLCLPIGCSAGFGFILYQAGLSWSLLAVSLGVFLLACGGAAGNSLQEIEIDRLYERTCRRPLVTGQLSPLEGGSFCLVSCLLGMLLLGWGTTDWLPVALGLIALVFYNGVYTRLKRRSPYALLPGAVAGALPPVIGWCGAGGPCLSHPSWLLFSLYFVWQIPHFFLVYFRHQHDYQRVGKPVLMVKLSPGGAKRLFMVWLLACMTIISAAPLYLPQLQLPSKMILLGLCCFLGCFAVFIWREEEGGEQMQRGFIVFNGGFILSICLVSLVQLY, from the coding sequence GTGAAGAAAAGAGCTGAAAAAATTCGAGCCTTTGTGCAAGTAAGCAAGGCGGTTCTTTGTCTGCCCATTGGCTGCTCTGCCGGGTTTGGTTTCATCCTGTATCAGGCTGGTCTAAGCTGGTCCCTTTTAGCGGTAAGTCTTGGAGTTTTTTTGCTCGCCTGTGGTGGGGCTGCTGGTAACAGCCTTCAGGAAATCGAAATTGATCGATTGTATGAGCGAACCTGTCGGCGTCCGCTGGTCACTGGGCAGTTGTCTCCATTGGAAGGGGGCAGCTTTTGTTTGGTGAGTTGTCTTCTGGGAATGTTGCTCTTGGGCTGGGGAACAACCGACTGGCTGCCAGTAGCTTTGGGGCTGATTGCTCTGGTCTTCTATAACGGAGTCTACACCCGGTTAAAACGGCGTTCTCCTTACGCGCTTCTTCCTGGTGCTGTGGCTGGGGCCTTGCCCCCTGTCATCGGTTGGTGTGGAGCAGGCGGCCCATGCCTGAGTCATCCTTCCTGGTTACTCTTCTCGTTGTATTTTGTCTGGCAAATTCCACACTTTTTTTTGGTCTACTTTCGTCATCAACACGACTACCAACGTGTTGGAAAACCTGTGCTCATGGTCAAACTCTCGCCAGGCGGGGCTAAACGTCTCTTTATGGTTTGGTTGCTTGCCTGTATGACCATCATTTCGGCTGCTCCGCTTTACCTGCCGCAATTACAGTTGCCCAGTAAAATGATTTTGCTGGGGCTTTGCTGCTTTTTGGGATGTTTTGCCGTCTTTATCTGGCGTGAAGAGGAGGGAGGAGAGCAGATGCAGCGTGGATTTATTGTTTTTAACGGGGGATTTATCCTCTCCATTTGCCTGGTGAGCCTGGTACAGCTTTACTAA
- the coxB gene encoding cytochrome c oxidase subunit II has product MDPVVGIDRAFWYIFVVSAVLLVLITAVMIYFVIRYRRSRHPVAADIRDNWKLEVAWTVIPTLIALSMFVFGWQSYTGLRAVPAGTLQVEVLAQMFSWIFVYDNDKESENLLVVPENTPIKLNLESMDVIHSFYLPAFRVKVDAVKNYPTYVWFQTKGPGEFDILCAEYCGLDHSGMLAKLKVVPKAEYEAWLDEY; this is encoded by the coding sequence ATGGATCCAGTCGTTGGTATAGATCGCGCTTTCTGGTACATCTTCGTTGTTTCCGCTGTACTGCTGGTTCTGATTACAGCGGTGATGATATATTTTGTCATCCGTTATCGCCGCAGTCGACATCCTGTGGCCGCTGATATTCGGGATAACTGGAAACTCGAAGTCGCCTGGACCGTTATCCCCACTCTCATTGCCCTGTCCATGTTTGTCTTTGGCTGGCAGTCGTATACCGGTCTCAGGGCCGTTCCTGCCGGAACGCTTCAAGTGGAAGTCCTTGCTCAGATGTTTTCCTGGATTTTTGTGTATGACAACGATAAGGAATCAGAAAATCTGCTGGTTGTTCCTGAAAATACGCCGATTAAACTGAACCTTGAATCCATGGATGTGATTCATAGCTTCTACCTGCCAGCCTTCCGCGTCAAAGTGGATGCAGTCAAAAATTACCCAACCTATGTCTGGTTTCAAACCAAAGGCCCTGGTGAATTTGATATCCTCTGTGCAGAATATTGTGGTCTTGATCATTCCGGCATGCTGGCTAAGTTGAAGGTCGTTCCCAAGGCTGAGTACGAGGCCTGGCTTGATGAATACTGA
- a CDS encoding cytochrome C oxidase subunit IV family protein, with product MQEKEQHILSYKSLAQVLAALMVLTGVTIGVSYIHMGIFNVPIALAIACSKVSLVLLYFMHLKFEGKAIKISFICTICFLAIMISFTFWDVAYR from the coding sequence ATGCAGGAAAAAGAACAACATATACTTTCCTACAAGAGTCTGGCACAGGTACTGGCAGCGCTCATGGTCCTGACTGGGGTGACGATTGGTGTGAGTTATATCCACATGGGAATTTTCAATGTTCCCATTGCCCTGGCTATTGCCTGCAGCAAGGTATCCTTGGTGCTGCTCTATTTTATGCATCTTAAATTTGAAGGGAAGGCAATTAAGATATCCTTTATTTGCACCATTTGTTTTCTTGCCATAATGATCTCTTTTACCTTCTGGGATGTAGCCTACCGCTGA
- a CDS encoding cytochrome c oxidase subunit 3 family protein: protein MEHQHDQTGIRIGMWLFLYTEIILFGGLFVLYAVYFHDYPKEFAHSGKELNRIIGAINTCILLISSFTVAASITALRQECKRLSLSLIATSFACGILFLINKYFEWGHKFAHGIYPNSPELVDGPPGRNIFFGLYYVITGLHGLHVVIGMTLLAVSFVMIWQDSVTSQRYGFLENSGLYWHLVDLIWIFVFPLFYLVL from the coding sequence ATGGAACACCAGCACGATCAAACAGGTATTCGCATTGGGATGTGGTTGTTTCTCTACACGGAGATCATCCTTTTTGGTGGACTCTTTGTGCTCTATGCGGTGTACTTTCATGATTACCCAAAGGAATTTGCCCATAGCGGGAAGGAGCTCAACCGCATTATCGGAGCGATCAACACCTGTATCCTTCTTATTTCCAGTTTCACAGTTGCGGCCTCGATTACTGCTCTCCGACAGGAATGCAAGCGTCTGAGTCTTTCTTTGATCGCCACTTCATTTGCTTGCGGCATTTTATTTCTGATCAATAAATATTTTGAGTGGGGCCACAAGTTTGCCCATGGCATTTATCCCAATTCTCCTGAGCTGGTGGACGGGCCTCCTGGGCGCAATATCTTTTTTGGCCTCTATTACGTCATCACCGGTCTCCATGGTCTCCACGTTGTTATCGGTATGACACTTCTGGCTGTAAGTTTTGTGATGATTTGGCAGGACTCCGTTACAAGCCAACGGTATGGCTTTCTCGAAAATTCCGGATTGTACTGGCACCTGGTTGATCTCATTTGGATATTTGTTTTCCCTTTGTTTTATCTGGTGCTTTAA